In Bacteroidales bacterium, the sequence TTCTGGCTGTTGCTGCTTGATGTGCTGAAGAATGTTAAAACGGAAAATTAATCTGCAGGTTCAAAGTCAGCTTTGGTGACACCGCAAACCGGACAGATCCAGTCGTCAGGTATTTCCTCAAAAAGGGTTCCGGGCATCACTCCGCCATCAGGATCACCTTCGAGAGGATCGTAAATGTAGCCACAGATTGTGCATTTATATTTTTTCATACTATTCACCGGTTCTCAATAGATACAAAAGTATAATTTTACAGAATATTTCAATTTGCTAAATTTTAAAAGATGAACGTAAAAAACTTAAGAGGGTATTTGCTGATTTTAGGATTGCTTTCTTTTTCAATGAGTTACTGCCAGGAGACTATTAGAGTTCATAAAGAGGACATGCCTAAAAATATCATACTCTTTATTGGCGACGGAATGGGTCTGGCCCAGATACAATCGGGGTTAACGGTAAATTACGGAAGACTGAACCTTCTTTCTTTCCGAAACATAGGTTTCAGTAAAACACAACCCGCCTTTGGTTATATTACCGACTCCGGAGCAGGAGCCACCGCATTGTCGACCGGTGTTAAAACATACAACGGTGCAATTGGTGTGGGACCGGATTCTGCATCGCTTAAAACAATTCTTGAATATGCCGAGCAAGCGGGACTTTCAACTGGTCTTGTTTCCACAAGCGCCATTACACATGCAACTCCTGCTTCATTCATTGCACACAGCAATT encodes:
- a CDS encoding rubredoxin; protein product: MKKYKCTICGYIYDPLEGDPDGGVMPGTLFEEIPDDWICPVCGVTKADFEPAD